One genomic segment of Sorex araneus isolate mSorAra2 chromosome X, mSorAra2.pri, whole genome shotgun sequence includes these proteins:
- the IFT70B gene encoding tetratricopeptide repeat protein 30B: MAGPGGAQVPDGEFTAVVYRLIRDSRHAEAVQLLSGELQRTPRSRAGLSLLGYCYYRLQEFALAAECYEQLSHLHPELEQYRLYQAQALYKACLYPEATRVAFLLLDNPAYHSQVLRLQAAIKYSEGDLPGARSLVEQVLSGEGGEESAGENDADGQVNLGCLLYKEGQYEAASSKFAAALQTSGYQPDLSYNLALTCYSSRLYAPALKHIADIIERGIRQHPELGVGMTTEGIDVRSVGNTLILHQTALVEAFNLKAAIEYQLKNFEAAQEALTDMPPRAEEELDPVTLHNQALMNMDSRPTEGFEKLQFLLQQNPFPPETFGNLLLLYCKYEYFDLAADVLAENAHLTYKFLTPYLYDFLDAMITCQTAPEEAFIKLDGLAGMLTEQLRRLTIQVQEARHNRDDEAVKKSVNEYDEALEKYIPVLMAQAKIYWNLENYSMVEKIFRKSVEFCNDHDVWKLNVAHVLFMQENKYKEAIGFYEPIVKKHYDNILNVSAIVLANLCVSYIMTSQNEEAEELMRKIEKEEEQLSYDDPDKKIYHLCIVNLVIGTLYCAKGNYDFGISRVIKSLEPYNKKLGTDTWYYAKRCFLSLLENMSKHTIMLRDSVIQECIQFLEHCELYGRNIPAIIEQPLEEERMHIGKNTVTYESRQLRALIYEIIGWNT, encoded by the coding sequence ATGGCGGGGCCTGGCGGCGCGCAGGTCCCCGATGGCGAGTTCACAGCGGTCGTGTACCGGCTCATCCGCGACTCCCGGCACGCCGAGGCGGTGCAGCTGCTGAGCGGGGAGCTCCAGCGCACCCCCCGCAGCCGCGCCGGCCTCTCGCTGCTGGGCTACTGCTACTACCGCCTGCAGGAGTTCGCGCTGGCAGCAGAGTGCTATGAGCAGCTGAGCCACCTGCACCCAGAGCTGGAGCAGTACCGCCTGTACCAGGCCCAGGCACTCTACAAGGCCTGCCTGTACCCCGAGGCCACGCGGGTCGCCTTCCTGCTCCTGGACAACCCTGCCTACCACAGCCAGGTGCTGCGTCTCCAAGCTGCTATCAAGTACAGCGAGGGTGACCTGCCAGGGGCCAGGAGCCTGGTGGAGCAGGTGCTGAGCGGCGAAGGGGGCGAGGAGAGTGCTGGGGAGAATGATGCCGATGGCCAGGTCAACCTGGGCTGTTTGCTCTACAAGGAGGGCCAGTATGAGGCCGCGAGTTCCAAGTTCGCTGCTGCCCTGCAGACCTCAGGCTATCAGCCTGACCTCTCCTACAACCTGGCTTTGACCTGTTATAGCAGCCGGCTCTATGCCCCAGCCTTGAAGCACATCGCTGACATCATTGAGCGTGGCATCCGCCAGCACCCAGAGCTGGGTGTGGGCATGACCACAGAGGGCATTGACGTTCGCAGTGTGGGCAACACCTTGATTCTCCACCAGACAGCTCTGGTGGAAGCCTTCAATCTCAAAGCAGCCATCGAGTATCAGCTGAAAAACTTCGAGGCTGCCCAGGAAGCTCTCACAGACATGCCACCTCGGGCTGAGGAAGAGCTGGATCCTGTGACCCTGCACAACCAGGCGCTCATGAACATGGACTCCAGGCCTACAGAAGGCTTCGAAAAACTACAGTTCCTGCTCCAGCAGAACCCCTTCCCCCCAGAGACCTTCGGCAACCTGCTGCTGCTCTACTGCAAGTATGAGTACTTTGACCTAGCTGCAGATGTCCTGGCAGAAAATGCCCATTTGACTTATAAGTTCCTCACACCCTATCTCTACGACTTCTTGGATGCCATGATCACTTGCCAGACAGCTCCTGAAGAGGCCTTCATTAAGCTTGATGGGCTGGCAGGGATGCTGACTGAACAGCTCCGGAGACTCACCATACAAGTACAGGAAGCAAGACACAATAGAGATGATGAAGCTGTCAAGAAGTCAGTGAATGAATATGATGAGGCTCTTGAGAAGTATATCCCCGTGTTGATGGCCCAAGCCAAAATCTACTGGAACCTGGAAAACTACTCGATGGTGGAGAAGATCTTCCGCAAATCCGTGGAATTCTGTAATGACCACGATGTGTGGAAACTGAACGTGGCTCATGTTCTGTTCATGCAGGAGAACAAATACAAAGAAGCCATTGGGTTTTATGAGCCCATAGTCAAGAAGCATTACGACAACATTCTGAATGTCAGTGCTATTGTGTTGGCTAACCTCTGTGTTTCTTATATCATGACAAGTCAAAATGAAGAAGCCGAGGAGCTGATGAGAAAGATTGAAAAGGAGGAAGAGCAGCTCTCCTACGACGATCCCGATAAAAAAATCTACCATCTCTGCATTGTGAATCTGGTGATAGGGACACTTTATTGTGCCAAAGGGAATTATGACTTTGGTATTTCTCGGGTTATCAAGAGCTTAGAACCTTATAACAAAAAACTTGGAACTGATACCTGGTATTATGCCAAGAGATGCTTCCTGTCCTTACTGGAAAATATGTCAAAACACACAATCATGCTCCGTGACAGTGTCATTCAAGAATGCATTCAATTTCTTGAACATTGTGAACTTTATGGCAGAAACATACCTGCCATTATTGAACAACCTCTGGAAGAAGAAAGAATGCATATTGGAAAGAATACAGTCACATACGAATCTAGACAGTTAAGAGCCTTGATTTATGAAATTATAGGCTGGAATACATAG